A window from Kovacikia minuta CCNUW1 encodes these proteins:
- a CDS encoding WD40 domain-containing protein, which translates to MTSGQPKRKRGVVLTPTGRQKLQNAIQAWEEQDNFGEKLTIEALSDRTKLDAGTVAKVLGGEEGVDRRTLERFFNAFNLELTQDDYGKPLPTSEKRPARETRIDWGEAVDVSIFYGRTAELKTLEQWVVSDRCRLIALLGMGGIGKTSLAAKLGEQVQGEFDYVVWRSLREAPPLKEILTSLIQFLSNQQETKADLPESLGGRITKLVAYLRSHRCLLILDNAESILQEGQAGVYREGYEGYGELLKRVGESSHQSCLVVTSREKPRELSAMEGEAFLVRSLQLRGVEDADGQAILRAKGLHRSETNDQRDELIHRCAGNPLALKLVATTIQDLFDGDIAEFLSQETIAFEGVRDLLDQHFNRLSELEQSVMYWLAINREPVSIQELQEDIVPPVTKPRLLEALKGLVGRSLIEKNATKLTQQAVVMEYITEQLIEKACEEMRNERICVLNSHALIKATSKDYIRETQVRLILTAVANNVRTFLQSKQVFERKVKEIIEKVREDSALGTGYFGGNVLNLLCQQKVDLRSYDFSRIAIWQAYLQGMNLRHTNFAHANLAKSILTQPFGSVYSVAFSPNGKILAIAEANGKIRLWKITDAEPLLICQGHISIVRSIAFSSDSQILVSGSDDQTVKLWRVSTGECIRTLQGHTNRVLSVAFSPDDQMLASAGHDQTVKLWRVSTGECIRTLQGHTNRVLSVAFSPDDQMLASASYEQICFWQVGTWQPIKSFQAHKGCVRSLTFHPKGQLLASSGDDNVVKLWKINTAECIQTFLGCTNWGLSTAFSPDGQLLAAGSRDRNVRIWQVSDAKCLKICAGHTSWVSSIAFSPNGELLASGSEDSTAKLWQVGTGRCIKAIQGYSNMVGAVAFNPSGQLLASGSGGEEIRLWEVSTGQCTRTLKGHIDWVAAAKFSPCGQLLASGSHDQTVKLWQICTGQCIKTFHGHTDALQSIAFSPDGQILASAGNEQTIRIWVVSTGQCIQAFQAHEYRVHSLCFSPDGQMLISSGADHKIRLWNVNTWQCINNIYGSAKWIISVAISPDGQLLAGCSGTDSTVRVWQIETGQCIRILQGHTNWITSIAFSTDGLILVTGSQDRTIRLWQTETGECIRTLYAHTSSIDSIAISPNGLLFASGDWDGLIKLWDIVTANCVKTMHLPAPYEGMNITGVTGLTEAQKASLVALGAVESE; encoded by the coding sequence ATGACTTCAGGACAGCCCAAACGCAAGCGAGGTGTGGTACTCACCCCCACTGGACGGCAGAAGCTCCAGAACGCCATCCAAGCCTGGGAGGAACAGGACAACTTTGGTGAGAAGCTGACGATCGAGGCACTGAGCGATCGCACTAAGCTTGATGCAGGCACGGTTGCCAAAGTCCTGGGCGGTGAGGAAGGGGTTGACCGTCGCACGCTAGAGCGGTTTTTCAACGCCTTCAACCTGGAGCTAACCCAGGACGATTACGGCAAGCCACTGCCTACGAGTGAGAAAAGACCTGCCAGAGAGACCCGTATCGATTGGGGCGAAGCGGTTGATGTTTCCATCTTCTATGGACGCACCGCCGAACTAAAAACCCTCGAACAATGGGTTGTCTCTGATCGTTGCCGTTTAATCGCTCTGCTGGGAATGGGCGGCATCGGCAAGACCAGCTTGGCAGCAAAACTGGGAGAGCAAGTTCAGGGTGAGTTTGACTATGTAGTATGGCGATCGCTGCGAGAAGCGCCACCGCTAAAGGAGATTCTGACCAGTCTGATTCAGTTCCTCTCGAATCAACAGGAGACCAAGGCTGATTTGCCAGAGTCTTTAGGTGGGCGGATCACAAAACTGGTGGCATACCTGCGATCGCATCGCTGTCTTCTCATCCTCGATAATGCAGAATCCATTCTTCAGGAAGGGCAGGCAGGCGTTTACCGCGAGGGCTATGAAGGCTATGGTGAACTGCTGAAGCGTGTGGGTGAATCTTCCCATCAGAGTTGTCTGGTTGTCACCAGTCGAGAGAAGCCCAGAGAGCTATCTGCAATGGAGGGAGAGGCGTTTCTGGTGCGATCGCTGCAATTGCGGGGAGTAGAGGACGCAGATGGGCAGGCAATTCTGAGAGCGAAGGGATTGCACCGATCAGAGACAAACGATCAACGAGATGAACTGATTCATCGTTGTGCAGGTAATCCACTGGCATTGAAGCTAGTCGCTACGACGATTCAAGATCTGTTTGACGGCGATATTGCCGAATTCTTGAGCCAGGAAACGATCGCCTTTGAAGGTGTTCGTGATTTGTTAGACCAGCACTTCAACCGTCTGTCAGAGTTAGAACAGTCCGTCATGTACTGGCTGGCAATCAACCGCGAACCCGTCTCTATTCAGGAATTGCAGGAAGATATTGTCCCTCCTGTTACGAAACCCAGACTGTTGGAAGCATTGAAGGGGTTAGTGGGGCGATCGTTAATTGAGAAAAATGCCACAAAGCTAACCCAACAGGCAGTGGTTATGGAATATATAACTGAACAGTTAATTGAGAAAGCTTGTGAAGAGATGAGAAATGAAAGAATCTGTGTCCTTAACAGTCATGCACTAATAAAGGCAACATCGAAAGACTACATTAGAGAAACACAAGTTCGCTTAATTCTTACAGCAGTTGCAAACAATGTACGAACATTCCTTCAGTCAAAACAGGTATTTGAGAGGAAAGTAAAGGAGATTATTGAGAAGGTAAGAGAAGACTCAGCTTTGGGAACAGGATACTTTGGCGGAAATGTTCTAAATCTACTGTGTCAGCAAAAAGTTGACTTACGTAGTTATGACTTTTCTCGTATAGCAATCTGGCAAGCTTATTTACAAGGCATGAATTTGCGTCACACCAACTTCGCTCATGCTAATTTAGCCAAATCAATTCTTACCCAGCCTTTTGGGTCTGTTTATTCAGTGGCATTCAGTCCGAATGGAAAAATTTTAGCAATTGCAGAGGCAAACGGGAAGATTCGTTTGTGGAAGATTACAGATGCTGAACCACTTCTTATCTGTCAAGGACATATTAGTATTGTACGGTCAATAGCCTTTAGTTCTGACAGCCAAATACTAGTTAGTGGAAGTGATGACCAAACCGTGAAACTTTGGAGGGTCAGTACTGGAGAATGTATTAGAACTTTGCAAGGGCACACCAATCGAGTTCTGTCAGTAGCTTTTAGCCCTGATGATCAGATGCTTGCTAGTGCTGGTCATGACCAAACCGTGAAACTTTGGAGGGTCAGCACTGGAGAATGTATTAGAACTTTGCAAGGGCACACCAATCGAGTTCTGTCAGTAGCTTTTAGCCCTGATGATCAGATGCTTGCTAGTGCTAGTTATGAGCAAATCTGCTTCTGGCAAGTTGGTACTTGGCAACCCATCAAGTCCTTTCAAGCGCATAAGGGATGTGTTCGTTCACTCACATTTCACCCTAAGGGTCAGCTACTTGCCAGCAGTGGCGACGACAATGTTGTAAAGCTGTGGAAGATCAACACAGCAGAATGTATTCAAACTTTCCTTGGATGTACTAATTGGGGTTTATCAACAGCTTTTAGCCCAGATGGTCAGTTGCTAGCTGCTGGAAGTAGGGATCGAAATGTAAGAATTTGGCAAGTCAGTGATGCAAAATGTTTGAAGATCTGTGCTGGTCATACTAGTTGGGTCTCATCAATTGCCTTTAGTCCCAATGGAGAACTTCTAGCCAGTGGTAGTGAGGATTCAACCGCCAAACTCTGGCAAGTCGGCACAGGACGATGTATTAAGGCAATTCAAGGCTATTCAAATATGGTAGGGGCAGTTGCTTTTAATCCTAGTGGGCAGTTACTTGCTAGTGGTAGCGGCGGTGAAGAAATAAGGCTTTGGGAAGTGAGTACGGGACAATGTACTCGAACCCTCAAAGGTCATATTGACTGGGTTGCAGCAGCTAAGTTTAGCCCTTGTGGACAGCTGCTTGCTAGCGGTAGCCATGATCAAACAGTAAAGCTTTGGCAAATTTGTACGGGACAATGCATTAAAACCTTTCATGGGCATACTGATGCTTTACAGTCAATTGCTTTTAGCCCTGATGGTCAAATACTTGCGAGTGCTGGAAATGAGCAAACAATAAGAATATGGGTGGTAAGCACAGGTCAGTGTATTCAAGCTTTTCAAGCGCATGAGTATCGGGTTCACTCTCTCTGCTTTAGTCCTGATGGGCAAATGCTCATAAGTAGTGGTGCAGACCACAAAATAAGACTTTGGAATGTTAATACTTGGCAATGCATCAACAATATTTATGGATCCGCCAAGTGGATAATTTCTGTTGCCATTAGTCCTGATGGTCAATTACTTGCTGGTTGCAGTGGTACTGACTCGACAGTGAGGGTTTGGCAGATCGAAACAGGACAATGTATTAGAATCCTTCAAGGACATACGAACTGGATTACATCAATTGCCTTTAGCACTGATGGTTTGATACTGGTTACTGGCAGCCAAGACAGAACTATAAGACTCTGGCAAACTGAAACTGGAGAGTGTATCAGAACGCTTTATGCTCATACAAGCAGCATAGATTCAATTGCCATTAGTCCTAATGGATTATTATTTGCTAGCGGTGATTGGGATGGTCTAATAAAACTATGGGATATAGTAACTGCTAATTGTGTGAAAACAATGCATTTACCAGCACCTTATGAGGGCATGAACATTACAGGTGTTACAGGTCTGACTGAGGCGCAGAAAGCGTCACTGGTTGCTTTGGGGGCTGTTGAGTCAGAGTGA
- a CDS encoding NfeD family protein — translation MSLTVAPDTIEFFAQAAIGQVEQPITRHQRGRVRFMATTWFARFYQPNTQAQALPGTRVKVIGREGLTLLVVAVGDDTHQRQMMAERPASSPLGVLSLLQQMSAWFAD, via the coding sequence ATGAGCCTTACAGTTGCACCAGACACCATTGAGTTTTTTGCTCAAGCCGCGATCGGTCAAGTTGAGCAACCCATTACCCGGCACCAACGAGGACGAGTTCGCTTTATGGCGACCACCTGGTTTGCCCGGTTTTACCAGCCCAATACTCAAGCGCAGGCGTTGCCGGGTACGCGCGTGAAGGTGATTGGTAGAGAGGGGTTGACGCTGCTTGTAGTCGCTGTTGGCGATGACACTCATCAGCGACAGATGATGGCTGAACGTCCTGCAAGCTCTCCATTGGGTGTGTTGAGCTTGCTTCAGCAAATGAGTGCCTGGTTTGCTGATTGA
- a CDS encoding PIN domain-containing protein, whose protein sequence is MVMIDQSMKSIAIALRKQHRLKLPDAIIAATAQSLKALLLTNDLKLASLTTLKTQALPLR, encoded by the coding sequence ATGGTCATGATTGATCAATCGATGAAAAGTATAGCGATCGCTCTTCGTAAACAGCACCGTCTGAAATTGCCTGATGCGATTATTGCAGCCACAGCCCAGTCTCTCAAGGCACTCTTGTTGACTAATGATCTTAAGTTAGCCAGCCTTACTACACTGAAAACACAAGCACTGCCCCTCAGATGA
- a CDS encoding helix-turn-helix domain-containing protein, producing the protein MTLINTFPPRPITNDAEFNATQAQIHLILDRSQLTQDDRDYLKVLGMLVYDYEEQHEPMPMLKGTELLKALMEESNLQPDALVSIFGSESVVLDILNHKSQLTEHQTQALASFFHLSPDSFA; encoded by the coding sequence ATGACACTGATTAATACATTTCCACCGCGTCCCATTACAAATGATGCTGAGTTCAATGCAACCCAGGCTCAAATTCATTTGATTTTAGATCGAAGTCAGCTCACTCAGGACGATCGTGATTACCTGAAGGTACTGGGAATGCTGGTTTATGACTACGAAGAACAACATGAACCAATGCCCATGCTGAAAGGCACTGAATTGCTCAAAGCCTTGATGGAAGAGTCCAATCTTCAACCCGATGCTTTAGTCTCCATTTTCGGCAGTGAGTCTGTCGTTCTAGACATTTTAAATCACAAAAGCCAACTGACAGAGCATCAGACTCAAGCGCTAGCATCCTTCTTCCATCTATCCCCTGATTCGTTTGCCTGA
- a CDS encoding type II toxin-antitoxin system HigB family toxin has protein sequence MRVISRKTLREFWEIHATAQAGLSLWYQRITEGDFQTFNELRQVFPSADLVGNLTVFNISGNNFRLITYIDYAYQLIFIRAVLTHAEYDKEKWKNDDWFKNS, from the coding sequence ATGCGTGTCATTAGTCGAAAAACACTGAGAGAATTTTGGGAGATACATGCCACTGCTCAAGCTGGATTATCACTCTGGTATCAGCGGATTACGGAAGGTGATTTTCAAACGTTCAACGAGCTTCGACAGGTTTTCCCTTCAGCTGATCTGGTGGGTAATCTCACAGTTTTCAACATCAGTGGCAACAACTTTCGCTTAATCACATATATTGACTACGCCTATCAACTTATATTCATTCGTGCTGTTCTAACTCATGCGGAATACGACAAGGAGAAGTGGAAAAATGACGACTGGTTTAAAAACTCCTAG
- a CDS encoding tetratricopeptide repeat protein, with amino-acid sequence MSSPKRNRARILTASGLKKLREQMRSHEVDENAGFKYTLERLGELTGLDPETVKNVLDCKGSDKRTIARCFETFGLTLAESDHIPAAQATTTADPNFVGRNEAIADLDTLVSRNARVIVIQARGGVGKTTLARKYLQQEFGSFLEFPIAKETKDIASIEGLLEEKLRQLGEEPGREFLVSLDRLKRKLQAERIGILIDNLEPALDSAGKFIEAHRRYVELLRVLSDPTVHSITLITSRERLREADVTVQHYPLRSLDVQAWSQFFQSRSINTDTAALAALHDAYGGNAKAMDIISGTVLEDFSGDVEAYWQANQDDLFIERDLEDLVAKQFDRLQELDPDAYKLLCRMGCYRYQDVATVPIEGLFCLLWDVSENRRRRVIKSLQDRSLVELEDGEFWLHPVVREKAIEYLKVSKSWETANCKAAEFWTERTLMVNTINDAIRALEAFYHYTSINSFDEAASVILKIRITKMKKEGSSLGYLCYRLGLLNQLTNLISAIIDRLNISYKLGELYFLLGDLKWLVGNLKEAIEYNEKSREIADDYSNVNLQNNIGSNINLQNNIGEGFFIHANLKIASLFNNALYKFCMLEIEEAEKGFKAILKDFDGTRGYQQHSVGCLYYLALLSTYKKRFEEAYSLAEQAVKKLETLKLLSWSKGYGPIILGRTYRNLGEKEKSFQMYQIATLYSQESGHILIQANSLSGLAELSRDQKKFEVALSHHSIAVRLLNEIGAKCDLAEAKYQLGLTYQAMEEMEKSQENFQAAIRLFSEMEAPKQVERVRRSMQN; translated from the coding sequence ATGAGTTCACCCAAGCGAAATCGTGCGCGCATCCTGACTGCCAGTGGACTCAAAAAGCTGCGGGAGCAAATGCGATCGCACGAGGTGGACGAAAACGCAGGCTTCAAATACACGTTGGAGCGACTAGGGGAGTTGACCGGACTCGACCCAGAGACCGTGAAGAACGTCCTGGATTGCAAAGGCTCTGATAAACGGACGATCGCCCGCTGCTTTGAAACTTTTGGCTTGACGCTGGCGGAGAGCGATCACATTCCAGCAGCCCAAGCTACCACAACCGCTGACCCCAATTTTGTCGGACGGAATGAGGCGATCGCCGATTTAGACACGCTGGTCAGTCGCAATGCCAGAGTGATTGTGATTCAGGCGCGGGGTGGGGTTGGTAAAACCACGCTGGCACGGAAGTATCTTCAACAGGAGTTTGGCTCTTTTCTAGAGTTTCCCATTGCGAAGGAGACGAAGGATATTGCGTCGATCGAGGGACTGCTGGAAGAGAAGCTGCGTCAACTGGGCGAAGAACCGGGACGAGAATTTTTGGTGTCGCTCGATCGACTCAAGCGCAAACTGCAAGCGGAACGTATTGGCATTTTGATTGACAACCTAGAGCCTGCATTGGATTCAGCAGGTAAATTCATTGAAGCGCATCGCCGTTACGTGGAACTGTTGCGAGTGCTGAGTGATCCGACTGTGCACTCAATTACCTTAATCACCAGCCGCGAACGCCTACGGGAAGCCGATGTGACGGTGCAGCATTATCCATTGAGAAGCCTGGATGTGCAAGCCTGGTCACAGTTTTTCCAAAGTCGCAGCATTAATACAGATACCGCTGCTTTGGCTGCTTTGCACGATGCTTATGGTGGGAATGCCAAAGCGATGGATATCATCAGCGGTACGGTTTTAGAGGATTTTTCAGGTGATGTTGAAGCCTACTGGCAGGCAAATCAAGATGATTTATTTATCGAGCGAGATCTGGAAGATCTGGTCGCGAAACAGTTCGATCGTTTGCAAGAGCTTGATCCAGATGCGTACAAATTGCTCTGCCGCATGGGATGCTACCGCTATCAGGATGTTGCAACAGTGCCAATTGAAGGATTGTTCTGCTTGCTTTGGGATGTATCAGAAAATCGCCGACGACGAGTGATTAAGTCGTTGCAGGATCGATCGCTCGTTGAGCTTGAAGATGGAGAGTTTTGGTTGCACCCTGTAGTGAGAGAAAAGGCGATCGAGTATTTGAAAGTCAGTAAGAGTTGGGAAACAGCCAATTGCAAAGCAGCAGAGTTTTGGACGGAAAGAACATTAATGGTTAATACTATTAATGATGCAATTAGAGCATTAGAAGCTTTTTATCACTATACAAGTATTAACTCGTTTGATGAAGCAGCAAGTGTAATCCTAAAGATAAGAATTACAAAGATGAAAAAAGAAGGATCATCACTGGGCTATTTGTGTTACAGGTTAGGATTATTGAATCAATTAACTAATTTAATTTCTGCAATCATTGACAGGTTAAATATTTCTTATAAATTAGGAGAATTATACTTCTTACTAGGCGACTTAAAGTGGCTTGTTGGCAATTTAAAAGAGGCAATAGAGTACAATGAAAAATCAAGAGAAATTGCGGATGATTATTCAAATGTAAACCTGCAAAATAATATTGGTTCAAATATAAACCTGCAAAATAATATTGGTGAAGGATTTTTTATCCACGCCAACCTTAAAATTGCCTCGTTGTTTAACAATGCTTTGTATAAATTTTGCATGTTAGAAATTGAAGAAGCTGAGAAGGGATTCAAAGCTATACTAAAAGATTTCGATGGCACAAGAGGATATCAACAGCATTCCGTTGGTTGTTTGTACTACCTGGCATTATTAAGTACTTATAAAAAACGATTTGAAGAAGCCTACTCTCTTGCAGAACAAGCAGTCAAAAAATTAGAAACACTTAAACTTTTATCATGGAGTAAAGGTTATGGTCCAATAATTTTAGGTAGAACGTACAGAAACTTGGGAGAAAAAGAGAAATCTTTTCAGATGTATCAAATTGCGACTTTGTATTCTCAAGAAAGTGGCCATATTTTAATTCAAGCTAACTCTCTCAGTGGTTTGGCAGAACTTTCTCGAGATCAAAAAAAATTTGAAGTCGCATTATCTCATCATTCAATAGCAGTTAGACTTCTCAATGAGATTGGAGCTAAATGTGATTTGGCTGAAGCCAAGTATCAACTCGGACTAACATATCAAGCAATGGAGGAGATGGAAAAAAGTCAAGAGAACTTTCAAGCAGCAATTCGACTGTTTAGTGAAATGGAAGCACCAAAGCAGGTAGAGAGAGTGAGGCGGTCAATGCAAAATTAA
- a CDS encoding transglutaminase domain-containing protein yields MRFLFLDLPTRLLKGLLILLVFLTPVLGVWLASSLVAYTNGPTWLAVCSGVLLFPLLPIAWDLRGRKRRQHKPQMLTWGDRVILRTLLLNLLFLTCLLALRPQTSFLALSTRGDWMLEGHQGPQIAWVRRSLFQLANELEWLYLAVHQNPYKQYADTSTIRPTPQPTVPPPTQPTPRTEPSPQAQKTPPPTPTNPGTQPSTLWTTNAALHPAVANMPASVETSIASVAQYLAQQEHDPFLRVKALHDYVADRVAYDTPAFFGQAPRPPQDAETVFRTRKAVCAGYAKLLEALGQAIGEEIVYVVGDARSQSSDLNGGSHAWNAAKLAGNWYLIDATWDSGYVNGSSFTKQYGTSYLFPPPEVMVVSHFPDDAVWQLLPQPLSRGDFFRQPMLRPGFFAQGLKLLSPIRSQTDVQGNAVIQLENPRQRWLMVSYGAKGSQQTEHCAEQTSQGTQLSCPLPGKGTYEVQLFTGDQQYGHYESIGQLGIQQGVRLTASKVFTLVAFKGWNQSLDNLIG; encoded by the coding sequence ATGCGCTTCCTCTTTCTTGATCTCCCAACCCGGTTACTGAAAGGACTGCTGATCCTGCTGGTCTTTCTCACCCCTGTCCTGGGTGTATGGCTAGCCTCCTCCCTGGTCGCATATACGAATGGTCCCACCTGGTTGGCAGTCTGCTCTGGGGTGCTACTATTTCCCTTGCTCCCGATCGCCTGGGATCTGCGGGGTCGAAAACGGCGTCAGCACAAGCCGCAAATGCTCACCTGGGGCGATCGGGTCATCCTGCGTACCCTACTGCTCAACCTGCTTTTCCTCACCTGCCTGCTGGCACTGCGTCCCCAAACCTCCTTTCTAGCGCTGTCCACACGGGGAGACTGGATGCTGGAGGGGCATCAGGGACCCCAAATTGCCTGGGTGCGGCGCTCGCTCTTCCAACTGGCGAATGAATTGGAGTGGCTCTATCTGGCAGTCCATCAAAATCCTTACAAACAATACGCAGACACCAGCACGATTCGCCCGACACCCCAACCCACAGTGCCACCGCCCACTCAACCCACGCCGCGCACTGAACCTTCGCCTCAAGCCCAGAAAACACCGCCACCCACGCCAACAAATCCTGGCACCCAGCCTTCAACGCTGTGGACCACGAACGCTGCTCTCCATCCGGCAGTTGCCAACATGCCAGCCAGTGTGGAAACCAGTATTGCGTCAGTGGCGCAGTATCTTGCCCAACAGGAGCATGATCCCTTCCTCCGGGTCAAAGCGCTACATGATTACGTTGCCGATCGCGTTGCCTATGATACCCCTGCGTTCTTTGGACAGGCTCCCCGTCCACCCCAGGATGCCGAAACGGTCTTTCGTACGCGCAAAGCCGTGTGTGCTGGCTATGCCAAACTGCTCGAAGCTCTGGGACAGGCGATTGGGGAAGAGATCGTGTATGTCGTGGGCGATGCTCGCAGCCAGAGCAGCGACCTGAATGGTGGTAGTCATGCCTGGAATGCTGCCAAGCTTGCAGGCAATTGGTATCTGATCGATGCGACCTGGGATAGCGGCTATGTCAATGGCTCTAGCTTTACGAAGCAGTATGGTACCAGCTACCTGTTCCCGCCGCCCGAAGTCATGGTTGTCAGCCATTTCCCGGACGATGCCGTCTGGCAGCTTCTGCCGCAACCGCTGTCGCGTGGCGACTTTTTCCGGCAACCGATGCTGCGTCCTGGCTTTTTCGCACAAGGGTTGAAGTTGCTGTCACCTATCCGCTCGCAAACGGATGTGCAGGGCAACGCGGTGATTCAACTGGAGAATCCCCGTCAACGTTGGCTCATGGTAAGCTACGGTGCCAAGGGTAGTCAGCAAACCGAACACTGTGCGGAGCAGACAAGTCAGGGTACGCAGTTATCCTGTCCTTTACCCGGTAAGGGCACCTATGAGGTGCAACTCTTCACGGGTGACCAGCAGTATGGGCACTACGAGTCTATTGGACAACTGGGAATTCAACAAGGGGTGAGACTAACCGCCAGCAAAGTCTTTACACTAGTCGCCTTTAAAGGGTGGAACCAGAGTCTCGACAACTTGATCGGATGA